Proteins found in one Mucilaginibacter gracilis genomic segment:
- the mobC gene encoding conjugal transfer protein MobC translates to MNTGEDTQGLRKIIDFTRLISIFILAIHFYIACFTAFQQWHFTADITTRIISNIAKTGLFNNIWKPKVAALLMLLISLVGAKGKKEEKIDKRAIVAYLLSGLLLYFISQLALYLSAPPTLIAFIYMAITAIGYLLILTGGTLLSRLIKIGLQDDIFNIENETFPQEGRLLENEYSVNLPATYNLKGKQHQSWINIINPFRGTLVTGTPGSGKSYFVIRHIITQHIKKGFTMFVYDFKFDDLTKIAYNTLLNHREGYKIAPKFYVINFDDLSRTHRCNPLDPQSMLDVTDASEAATTIMLGLNREWIKKQGDFFVESPINFVTAIIWYLRKYRDGRYCTLPHVIELMQADYDPLFAVLQEEEEIKVLINPFLSAFRQGAKEQLEGQIASAKISLARLSSPHLYYVLSGNDFTLDINNPAAPKIVCIGNNPQKTQIYGAVLSLFVNRLLKLNNKKNMLKSSLVFDEFSSIFVNGIDTHIAVARGYLSATTLGLQDLSQLKKDYGRDQADVIMNIVGNVISGQVTGDTAKQYSERLGKIMQDRTSINISSEDTSVNKSKQLDYAVPASKIATLSSGQFVGMVADDPDNKIALKIFHNEIQNDHVALKKEEDNYKPIPVVKQVSAEEIQETYAKVKEDINNLLFTELAMIKARNEAEAEMGGASAVNQAKEILNQKIEEKGNQQSVSM, encoded by the coding sequence ATGAATACAGGGGAAGATACCCAAGGACTACGCAAGATCATCGATTTTACCAGGCTGATCAGCATATTTATATTGGCGATACACTTTTATATCGCCTGTTTTACAGCATTTCAGCAATGGCACTTTACCGCAGATATTACCACACGCATCATTAGTAATATCGCTAAAACAGGATTATTCAATAACATCTGGAAACCCAAAGTAGCCGCTCTGCTGATGTTATTGATTTCTCTGGTTGGCGCTAAAGGTAAAAAAGAGGAAAAAATAGATAAACGCGCGATTGTAGCCTATTTGCTAAGTGGCCTGTTGCTCTATTTCATCAGCCAACTTGCATTATACCTGTCCGCACCGCCAACCTTAATTGCGTTCATTTATATGGCAATCACGGCAATCGGCTACCTTTTAATACTGACCGGCGGCACATTATTGTCGCGCCTCATCAAGATTGGCTTGCAGGACGACATTTTCAACATAGAAAACGAAACATTTCCACAGGAGGGACGGCTTTTAGAAAACGAATATTCGGTCAACCTCCCCGCTACTTATAACCTGAAAGGAAAGCAGCATCAAAGCTGGATAAACATCATTAATCCGTTCAGGGGTACACTGGTTACCGGTACGCCTGGTTCAGGTAAATCTTACTTTGTAATTCGCCATATCATTACCCAGCATATCAAAAAGGGCTTTACCATGTTCGTCTATGATTTCAAGTTTGACGATTTAACTAAGATCGCGTACAACACGCTTTTAAATCACCGGGAGGGCTACAAGATCGCGCCGAAATTCTATGTCATTAATTTTGATGATCTCAGCCGTACCCATCGCTGTAATCCGCTTGACCCGCAAAGTATGCTTGATGTAACAGATGCCAGCGAAGCGGCTACTACCATCATGTTGGGGTTGAACCGCGAATGGATCAAAAAGCAGGGTGATTTTTTCGTGGAATCCCCGATCAACTTCGTTACGGCCATTATCTGGTACCTGCGCAAATACAGGGACGGGCGGTATTGTACTTTACCGCATGTGATCGAATTGATGCAAGCCGATTACGATCCTTTATTTGCCGTGCTGCAAGAGGAAGAGGAAATTAAAGTATTGATCAATCCTTTTCTATCCGCTTTCCGGCAGGGGGCCAAGGAGCAGTTAGAAGGACAAATCGCCAGTGCGAAGATCAGTCTGGCCCGTTTATCATCACCGCATTTATACTATGTTTTATCCGGTAATGATTTTACGCTGGATATTAATAATCCCGCCGCGCCAAAGATCGTATGTATCGGCAATAACCCACAGAAAACACAGATCTATGGTGCAGTGCTCTCCTTGTTTGTCAACCGCCTGCTTAAACTGAATAATAAAAAGAACATGCTGAAAAGCAGTTTAGTGTTTGATGAATTTTCATCGATTTTTGTAAATGGCATTGATACGCATATAGCGGTTGCCCGTGGTTACCTTTCGGCTACAACGTTGGGTTTGCAGGATTTGAGCCAGTTGAAAAAGGATTACGGACGTGACCAGGCAGATGTAATTATGAATATCGTGGGTAACGTGATCAGCGGACAGGTTACGGGGGATACGGCCAAACAGTATTCGGAGCGGTTAGGCAAGATCATGCAGGACAGGACAAGTATCAATATTTCAAGTGAAGACACTTCGGTCAATAAATCAAAGCAACTGGATTATGCGGTGCCGGCTTCAAAGATCGCTACGTTGTCTTCAGGGCAGTTTGTTGGAATGGTGGCCGATGATCCTGATAATAAAATAGCCTTGAAGATCTTTCATAATGAGATACAAAATGATCATGTTGCTTTGAAAAAAGAGGAGGATAACTATAAGCCTATACCGGTAGTAAAGCAGGTATCAGCGGAAGAAATACAGGAAACGTATGCTAAGGTCAAAGAAGATATCAATAATTTATTGTTTACGGAGTTGGCGATGATTAAGGCAAGGAATGAAGCGGAAGCCGAAATGGGCGGTGCATCGGCGGTTAACCAGGCTAAGGAAATTTTAAATCAAAAAATTGAAGAAAAAGGTAATCAGCAGTCGGTATCTATGTAG
- a CDS encoding RNA polymerase sigma factor, with amino-acid sequence MAAYSTFSDTELFDLFKSGDHAAYKEIYNRYYAALYIHAFKRLQEREECRDIIQELFTNLWLKRAETELSGQLSGYLYTSVRNRIFDLLARKKLKSSYLNSIQEFAATNHITADHRIRQNQLTAIIEQEIQALPTRTREIFELSRKGHFTHREIAEQLDISEQTVKTTVNNALKVLRVKLGTMFFLL; translated from the coding sequence ATGGCGGCCTATAGCACCTTTTCTGATACGGAGTTGTTTGACTTATTTAAGTCAGGTGACCATGCTGCGTATAAAGAGATCTATAACCGCTACTATGCTGCGCTATATATTCACGCTTTTAAACGTTTACAAGAGCGGGAAGAGTGCCGGGATATAATTCAGGAGTTGTTTACCAATCTTTGGTTAAAGCGAGCAGAAACAGAACTTAGCGGCCAGTTATCAGGATACTTATATACTTCAGTTCGAAACCGAATATTTGACCTGCTGGCACGGAAAAAGTTAAAATCTTCCTATCTCAATTCCATTCAGGAATTTGCTGCAACCAACCATATTACCGCCGACCACCGTATCCGTCAAAATCAGTTAACGGCCATTATTGAACAGGAAATACAAGCCTTGCCGACGCGAACACGTGAAATCTTTGAATTGAGCCGTAAGGGCCACTTTACGCATAGAGAGATAGCCGAGCAATTAGACATTTCAGAGCAAACGGTAAAAACAACGGTGAATAATGCGTTAAAAGTACTCCGGGTAAAACTTGGTACAATGTTTTTCCTGTTATGA
- a CDS encoding tyrosine-type recombinase/integrase — translation MKTAEITYTTPKLFKGKKIDSVPKGSTKAREEAKQSWYIEFFFYDPATRNMERFRFSKNLNRVKDPKEKLSLFNELLETYCEALDGGWSPIDERSNEKLKRQVVSLSLEEGKVLFEAYHQAKGTRKKSIQSYLSKVKMFITYYGEHKKANEISDYEITHFLDHHEQKEKWLGVTYNNARISLNNYFRYLKKNKYIDINPVTDTETRRKLATESHQVFSDADFKSIMDWLQANDPYCLLFVRMIYYTCIRPKELRYLQLKFINLESNTITIPASVAKNKKSLPVHIDVSLRKELDKLAIPKYPREYFLLGSPETIIAEHKIGENTPYDRFQKCLKALKLKDKNYTLYSFKHFSNVKKFKAGWTLAEICSANRHSSLVETETYLKDLLKFVQSDKLIPAI, via the coding sequence ATGAAAACAGCAGAAATCACCTACACAACCCCCAAATTATTCAAGGGAAAAAAGATTGATTCGGTTCCGAAAGGCTCTACAAAAGCCCGCGAGGAAGCCAAACAAAGCTGGTACATCGAATTTTTCTTTTACGATCCGGCTACCCGTAACATGGAGCGGTTCAGGTTCAGCAAAAATCTGAACAGGGTAAAAGATCCCAAAGAAAAACTCAGCCTTTTCAACGAACTGTTGGAAACCTACTGCGAAGCTTTAGACGGCGGCTGGAGTCCGATTGACGAAAGAAGCAACGAGAAACTAAAACGACAGGTCGTTTCACTATCCCTAGAAGAAGGTAAAGTTCTTTTTGAAGCCTACCACCAAGCTAAAGGCACCAGGAAAAAATCGATTCAATCCTATCTTTCTAAAGTTAAAATGTTCATCACCTATTACGGGGAACATAAAAAAGCTAATGAGATTAGCGATTACGAGATCACCCACTTTTTAGACCACCACGAGCAAAAAGAAAAATGGCTGGGTGTTACTTACAACAATGCCCGGATATCGCTCAATAACTATTTCCGCTACCTTAAAAAGAACAAGTACATCGACATCAACCCGGTAACGGATACCGAAACAAGGCGGAAATTAGCGACGGAATCCCACCAGGTATTTTCTGATGCCGATTTTAAATCTATCATGGACTGGCTACAAGCCAATGATCCTTACTGTCTGCTATTCGTCAGGATGATTTACTACACCTGTATCCGGCCCAAAGAATTAAGATACCTGCAATTAAAATTTATCAACTTAGAAAGCAACACCATCACGATACCCGCATCTGTTGCTAAAAACAAAAAATCCCTGCCGGTGCATATCGATGTGAGTTTAAGGAAAGAGCTGGATAAACTTGCCATTCCGAAATACCCCAGGGAATATTTCCTGTTAGGTTCGCCGGAAACTATCATAGCTGAGCATAAGATCGGTGAAAATACGCCTTACGACCGTTTTCAAAAGTGTCTGAAAGCGTTAAAACTTAAAGACAAGAATTATACACTCTATTCCTTTAAACACTTTTCCAATGTCAAAAAGTTCAAGGCTGGCTGGACACTGGCGGAAATATGCTCTGCCAACAGGCATAGCAGCTTAGTAGAAACGGAAACTTATCTGAAAGACCTGTTAAAATTCGTCCAATCAGATAAGCTGATACCGGCTATATGA
- a CDS encoding phospholipase D-like domain-containing protein, whose amino-acid sequence MRFKSVPGTFQLFAVTGTHTIAFAVDCNDDAMTDLLGFTVDKEYNKPTGEHIKVTVMGFKVFQERVENPVPGALYSTYDNPIQSFTWEDFTADPGTKYTYHFTPLYDKPQNIRRGPEFKIDVETEPLYKLNDHSVFFNRGVASSQAYTNKFGNKAPEKIPDGKAFDWLSRGLKEAMIVFIDKAGAGDSLHGCFYEFSNDEILNQFRTAADRGAKLHIIYDAKDNAHLDSKTGKMVESFPKEESERSIKIAKLDQSANVTLIPRQRNKSYLSHNKFMVIIKADGTKLLWTGSTNLSDGGIFGQSNVGHYVENTTVSEQYMKYWNELKDDPDAAGLKTGNENIQKNITINNIPDGVTTLFSPRKNLESLQFYADLLDSAKSCGCITFAFSVHPFFEKALSDNDDKSALTFILLEKNDEDISDYVYKNNIVKAVGSDLSKNPVYKWVKETNTVISILIRM is encoded by the coding sequence ATGAGATTTAAATCCGTACCCGGAACATTCCAGCTGTTTGCAGTTACCGGAACACATACCATCGCATTTGCCGTAGATTGCAACGATGACGCGATGACCGACTTACTCGGTTTTACTGTTGACAAGGAGTACAACAAACCGACAGGCGAACATATCAAAGTAACCGTCATGGGATTCAAGGTATTCCAGGAACGCGTAGAAAACCCGGTACCCGGAGCACTATATTCCACTTACGATAACCCGATACAATCCTTTACCTGGGAAGATTTCACCGCAGATCCCGGAACAAAATATACTTATCATTTTACACCTTTATATGATAAGCCACAAAATATCCGCAGAGGGCCGGAATTTAAAATAGATGTTGAAACCGAACCACTCTATAAATTAAACGACCATAGCGTGTTCTTTAACCGTGGCGTAGCGTCCAGCCAGGCTTATACCAATAAATTCGGCAATAAGGCCCCCGAGAAAATCCCTGACGGAAAAGCATTCGATTGGCTGTCCAGGGGGCTAAAAGAAGCGATGATCGTCTTTATTGATAAGGCTGGTGCCGGTGACAGCCTGCATGGCTGTTTTTATGAGTTCAGCAACGATGAAATATTAAACCAGTTCAGAACCGCTGCAGACAGAGGAGCCAAATTGCATATTATTTACGATGCCAAGGACAACGCACACCTGGACAGCAAAACCGGTAAAATGGTGGAAAGCTTCCCTAAAGAAGAATCCGAACGATCTATCAAAATAGCTAAACTGGATCAATCTGCCAATGTAACCCTGATCCCCCGGCAGCGTAACAAAAGTTACCTCAGCCACAACAAATTCATGGTCATCATCAAAGCAGATGGAACGAAATTATTATGGACCGGTTCGACTAACCTTTCTGATGGTGGAATCTTTGGGCAAAGTAATGTCGGCCACTATGTAGAGAATACAACGGTAAGCGAGCAATACATGAAATACTGGAACGAACTGAAAGATGATCCAGATGCTGCCGGATTAAAAACGGGGAATGAGAACATTCAAAAAAATATCACGATCAATAACATACCGGATGGCGTTACCACACTATTCAGCCCCCGCAAAAACCTGGAGAGTTTACAGTTCTACGCAGATCTCCTTGATTCCGCAAAATCCTGCGGCTGTATTACATTCGCGTTTTCTGTTCATCCATTCTTTGAAAAAGCATTGTCAGATAACGACGATAAAAGTGCACTGACATTCATCCTGCTGGAAAAGAACGACGAGGATATCTCGGATTACGTGTACAAGAACAATATAGTCAAGGCAGTAGGATCAGACCTGTCCAAAAACCCGGTATATAAATGGGTCAAGGAAACCAACACCGTAATCTCCATCTTAATACGCATGTGA
- a CDS encoding relaxase/mobilization nuclease domain-containing protein: protein MVARIKSGKSIRGLLNYNENKVTAGSAQLIMASLFGTELENLKFFDKLNRFQHLTELNDRVKTNSVHVMLNFDESEKPDTLTLQQIATAYMDRIGFGDQPYLVYKHNDAAHAHIHIVTTNIEADGNRISLHNIGKTLSEPARKELETEFNLVKADSKAISKANRIKPIALEKAEYGKTPTKRAITNVVSAVVSQYKFTSLAEFNAVLKQFNVIADRGKEDTLMFEKKGLIYSILDEKGNKIGIPFKASSLNDKPTLKNLEARFSQNEEKRKPFKENLKGNIDKVFRKYKGITKSTFINELQKRNIQVVFRQNEQGITYGVTFIDNFNKTVFNGSDLGKSYTAKGLTEKFGTVDQLIRPTYLPATQKTDYLKADESTDQYLQPTAFDKLLHNLMGKGGDGGAPLVTRKKKKKNEQAKGL from the coding sequence ATGGTTGCAAGAATAAAGAGCGGTAAAAGCATCCGGGGCCTGCTTAACTATAATGAGAACAAAGTGACCGCCGGATCAGCGCAACTCATTATGGCCAGCCTGTTCGGTACGGAACTGGAAAACCTGAAATTCTTTGACAAGCTGAACCGCTTCCAGCATCTAACCGAACTCAACGACCGGGTGAAAACTAACTCGGTACACGTTATGCTCAACTTCGATGAAAGCGAAAAACCCGACACGTTAACCTTACAACAGATCGCCACGGCATACATGGACAGGATCGGTTTTGGCGACCAGCCTTATCTGGTATATAAACATAATGATGCCGCGCACGCGCATATTCATATAGTAACTACAAATATTGAAGCGGACGGCAACCGGATCAGTTTACACAATATAGGTAAAACTTTATCCGAGCCTGCCAGGAAAGAACTGGAAACAGAATTTAACCTGGTTAAAGCCGATAGCAAAGCCATCAGTAAGGCCAACCGGATCAAACCGATAGCTTTAGAAAAAGCGGAATATGGCAAGACACCCACCAAACGTGCGATTACCAATGTGGTCAGCGCGGTGGTCAGCCAGTATAAATTTACATCGCTGGCTGAATTTAATGCCGTATTAAAGCAATTCAATGTTATTGCCGACCGTGGCAAAGAAGATACCCTGATGTTTGAAAAGAAAGGGCTGATCTATTCGATATTGGACGAGAAAGGGAATAAGATCGGGATACCATTCAAAGCCAGCAGCCTGAATGATAAGCCGACTTTAAAAAACCTGGAAGCCAGGTTTTCACAGAACGAAGAAAAGCGCAAACCATTTAAAGAAAACCTGAAAGGAAATATTGATAAAGTATTCAGGAAATATAAAGGCATCACTAAAAGCACCTTTATCAACGAATTGCAAAAAAGAAATATCCAGGTTGTATTCCGGCAGAATGAACAGGGTATTACTTACGGGGTGACTTTTATAGACAACTTTAATAAGACCGTATTCAATGGCAGCGACCTGGGCAAAAGCTATACTGCAAAAGGGCTAACTGAAAAATTCGGCACCGTTGATCAACTGATCAGGCCAACCTACCTGCCGGCCACCCAGAAAACGGATTATTTAAAAGCTGATGAATCTACAGATCAATACCTGCAACCAACGGCATTTGACAAATTGCTCCATAACCTGATGGGCAAAGGCGGGGATGGCGGCGCGCCGCTCGTTACCCGCAAAAAAAAGAAGAAAAACGAACAGGCTAAAGGATTATAA
- a CDS encoding DUF5686 and carboxypeptidase regulatory-like domain-containing protein, with protein MKKCLVLTAFLLIGFKSFAQLLTLSGTITDEAGKGVPFATIYVKNTTKGTSANSDGNYQIQLSAGEYEVFFRAVGFRQDSRKIDLKASKVINIRLAAELYQLKDVLINGNGEDPAYAIIRKAIKKRKTYLNQVNAYSAEVYIKGLQKLLAAPKKFLGADINKMARENGLDSNRRGIVYLSESQSKVTFMKPDNIHEEMISSKVSGRNNAFSFNRASDMRVNFYANFEEWEGISNRPFVSPIADNAMLYYRYKLLGTTVENGETVNKIQVIPRRDYDPAFSGVIYILEDSWRIYGLDLYMTKKANLNFVDTLKVSEQFYPVSKNVWMPSTIRFDFTGGIFGFRIGGYYISIYKDYNLNPIINKKEFAEVLKITKEVNKKDSTYWNAERPIPLTSEETVDYQKKQILAQKRESKPYLDSLDRIYNKFKADQFIYGRGYSHRNRFSKEYYNFGSLLSSIQYNTVQGFVLSYNASYFKNIDSLTNRFVRLAANLKYGFSDHNIHGSLNGTTPVDKFIFGFDLGSDVVDMNNQQPFGKALNLNTSYSLYLRQNYQKFYQKDFAGISLSRRITGGWQAAFSTEFADRSWLNNTSNYSFFYQDSRQFTSNNPFSPYSNSPLFANSQAFKIGFRTTYDFSNKYETLPSGRRYFPSKYPTIGLSYTKGIKNIFGSDVDYDLLSADISKSNISLGFYGKTSFYVGAGKFLNTNSIYFTDYKHFNGNQLSVYEASINKFLLLDYYKYSTNTEYLEGHLEHNFSGFITNKLPLIRKFKLQEIVDVNYLATPSLKNYTELGFGLEYLGLRAMYGTSFINGGHVANGFRVGLRLGL; from the coding sequence ATGAAAAAATGTTTAGTTCTTACAGCTTTTTTATTAATTGGTTTTAAATCTTTTGCACAACTGCTAACACTCAGCGGCACTATAACCGATGAAGCAGGTAAAGGTGTGCCGTTTGCTACCATTTATGTGAAAAATACCACTAAGGGTACGTCCGCAAATAGCGATGGCAATTATCAGATACAGCTAAGCGCGGGCGAGTATGAAGTGTTTTTTAGAGCCGTGGGCTTTAGGCAGGATAGCCGGAAGATTGATTTGAAGGCAAGCAAAGTAATTAATATTAGGCTTGCCGCCGAACTGTACCAATTAAAAGATGTGCTGATAAACGGTAATGGCGAAGACCCTGCTTATGCCATCATCCGTAAGGCAATAAAAAAACGCAAAACTTACCTTAATCAGGTTAATGCCTACAGTGCCGAGGTTTACATTAAAGGCTTGCAAAAGTTATTGGCTGCACCAAAAAAGTTTTTAGGTGCTGATATTAATAAAATGGCCCGCGAAAACGGGTTGGACTCTAACCGCAGGGGCATTGTTTATTTGTCGGAATCGCAGTCAAAAGTCACATTTATGAAGCCAGATAATATACATGAGGAGATGATTTCGTCAAAGGTATCGGGCCGTAACAATGCTTTTAGCTTTAACCGGGCATCAGATATGCGGGTTAACTTTTATGCCAATTTTGAAGAGTGGGAGGGTATAAGTAACCGCCCTTTTGTATCGCCTATAGCCGATAATGCTATGTTGTACTACCGGTATAAACTATTGGGTACCACTGTTGAAAATGGCGAAACCGTTAATAAAATACAGGTGATACCAAGGCGCGATTATGATCCTGCTTTTTCGGGCGTGATTTATATACTGGAGGATAGCTGGCGGATATATGGTTTGGATTTGTACATGACAAAAAAAGCTAACCTTAATTTTGTTGATACCCTTAAAGTAAGCGAGCAATTTTACCCGGTTAGTAAAAATGTGTGGATGCCATCTACCATCCGTTTTGATTTTACAGGCGGGATATTTGGTTTCCGCATTGGCGGATATTATATTTCTATCTATAAAGATTACAACTTAAACCCGATTATCAATAAAAAGGAATTTGCCGAAGTGCTTAAAATAACCAAAGAGGTTAATAAAAAGGATTCGACTTACTGGAATGCCGAAAGGCCAATACCTTTAACCAGCGAAGAAACTGTTGATTATCAAAAAAAGCAAATACTGGCACAAAAGCGCGAATCCAAACCATATCTCGACTCGCTCGATCGTATTTACAATAAATTTAAAGCAGATCAATTTATTTACGGTCGCGGTTACAGCCATCGTAACAGGTTTAGTAAGGAGTATTATAATTTTGGTTCGCTTTTATCATCAATACAGTACAATACCGTGCAGGGTTTTGTGTTGAGTTATAATGCTTCGTATTTTAAAAATATAGATAGTTTAACCAATCGCTTTGTTAGATTGGCTGCAAATTTAAAATACGGCTTTTCCGATCATAACATACACGGCAGCTTAAACGGCACTACGCCTGTAGATAAATTTATTTTCGGTTTTGATTTAGGATCTGATGTGGTAGATATGAATAATCAGCAACCATTTGGCAAAGCCTTAAATTTAAATACCTCGTACAGCCTTTACCTACGCCAAAACTACCAAAAGTTTTACCAAAAAGATTTTGCCGGTATCTCGCTTTCGCGGAGGATAACCGGTGGCTGGCAGGCTGCTTTTTCTACCGAGTTTGCCGATAGGAGCTGGTTAAACAATACGTCAAATTACTCGTTTTTTTACCAGGATAGCAGGCAGTTCACTTCAAACAACCCTTTTTCGCCCTATAGCAACAGCCCTTTGTTCGCCAATAGCCAGGCGTTTAAAATAGGCTTTCGTACCACTTACGATTTTAGTAATAAATACGAAACCTTACCCTCCGGCAGGCGGTATTTCCCATCAAAGTATCCGACTATTGGTTTAAGCTATACAAAGGGTATTAAAAACATATTTGGGTCGGATGTGGACTACGATTTGCTATCGGCGGATATATCCAAGTCAAACATTAGTTTAGGCTTTTATGGCAAAACATCATTTTACGTAGGAGCCGGTAAGTTTTTAAATACCAATAGCATCTATTTTACCGATTATAAACATTTTAACGGTAACCAACTATCGGTATACGAAGCAAGTATTAACAAGTTTTTATTGCTTGATTACTATAAATACAGCACCAATACCGAATATCTGGAAGGGCACCTTGAGCACAATTTCTCAGGCTTTATAACCAATAAACTGCCCTTGATACGCAAGTTTAAATTGCAGGAAATTGTGGACGTAAATTACCTGGCAACCCCAAGCTTAAAAAATTATACCGAACTGGGCTTTGGCTTAGAATACCTGGGCTTGCGTGCCATGTACGGTACATCGTTTATTAATGGCGGCCACGTAGCTAATGGCTTTAGAGTGGGGCTAAGGCTTGGCCTATAA
- a CDS encoding mobilization protein: MEFKGVFMGRPKTKNREQLYTKVVRTRVTKTNYQRLEKLLANSNCHSIGEVARKILSKEKILCLYKDVTLSGTMEELARIRKELKAIGININQLTRGFNSSRNEAGQAFYTQKAIERSKEIDGKIDRLMILVTSLTKKWLQE; this comes from the coding sequence ATGGAATTTAAAGGTGTATTTATGGGCAGGCCAAAGACAAAAAACAGGGAGCAATTATATACAAAAGTGGTGCGGACAAGGGTAACTAAAACTAACTATCAACGCCTTGAAAAATTACTGGCTAACAGCAATTGCCACTCTATCGGGGAAGTAGCGCGAAAGATCCTTTCCAAAGAGAAGATACTATGTCTGTATAAGGACGTTACCCTAAGTGGTACAATGGAGGAATTAGCCCGTATCAGAAAGGAACTTAAAGCCATTGGCATCAATATCAACCAGCTCACCCGTGGTTTTAATAGCTCCCGGAACGAAGCAGGGCAAGCCTTTTATACGCAAAAAGCAATTGAACGCTCGAAGGAGATCGACGGGAAGATTGACCGCCTGATGATCCTGGTCACTTCATTAACAAAGAAATGGTTGCAAGAATAA
- a CDS encoding KTSC domain-containing protein, producing MKKIVDYRKLLGVTEAAELKELKTIYRNLMKDWHPDKFQDNHEGKLEAEEKSKHIIEAYHFLVSIAPETRQQSLAEYTETTTSSNIADFEYKSQTLQITFLDGSSYEYFDVPKAVYVKLINADSPGRFARRHIYNTFVYRNLTKRQEAVA from the coding sequence ATGAAAAAAATTGTCGATTACAGAAAGTTACTTGGAGTAACTGAAGCTGCCGAATTAAAGGAACTAAAAACCATTTACCGCAATTTAATGAAAGACTGGCACCCTGATAAATTTCAGGATAACCACGAAGGTAAATTGGAAGCAGAAGAAAAAAGCAAACACATTATTGAAGCCTATCATTTTTTGGTAAGCATTGCTCCCGAAACCCGCCAGCAATCATTAGCCGAATATACAGAAACCACTACATCATCAAACATTGCCGATTTTGAATACAAATCGCAAACGCTACAAATTACTTTTTTAGATGGTAGCAGTTATGAGTATTTTGATGTGCCAAAGGCTGTGTACGTAAAATTGATTAATGCTGATTCGCCGGGTAGATTTGCCCGCAGGCATATCTACAATACATTTGTTTACCGCAACCTAACCAAACGCCAGGAAGCAGTAGCATAA
- a CDS encoding phospholipase D-like domain-containing protein has protein sequence MYIHTKYLLKDPLSEVPVVVTGSANFSKAATDTNDENMIIIKGNRRVADIYFTEFLRLFNHYYFRWIVEKLAESGHVDKTNPAFLKSDYREWTGQYQVGKFKRKRIDIFKNMFIPA, from the coding sequence ATGTATATCCATACGAAATACCTGTTAAAAGATCCTTTGAGCGAGGTACCCGTTGTCGTAACCGGTTCTGCCAATTTCAGTAAAGCCGCAACGGATACCAATGATGAGAACATGATCATTATTAAAGGAAACAGAAGGGTGGCAGATATTTATTTTACAGAGTTCCTGCGCTTATTTAATCATTACTACTTCCGTTGGATAGTAGAGAAGCTGGCAGAATCAGGACATGTGGACAAAACCAACCCCGCATTCCTGAAATCGGATTACAGAGAATGGACAGGACAATACCAAGTCGGTAAATTTAAGCGCAAGCGAATAGACATCTTCAAGAATATGTTTATCCCGGCTTAG